The Tolypothrix sp. PCC 7712 region AGAAAGAGTGAATGAGGCGTAAACAGGGCTAAAGCCACAAGGTTTTCAACGAGTCTCCTTATAAATGTAGGTTGCAAAAATTTATGATGGTTGAGTCGCTAAATCCTGTTCACTCTCTAACAATGTATTAGTAGCATTCAAGACGATTTGCGCTGCACCTGTGAAAAACGATCGCTCGATATTTGCTGGTATATCAGTAGGCTCATGGTAGTGAGGAGTACGCAGATTAGCTGTATCCGTTACCAATACAGCACCGATTCCTTGATACCAAAACGGCGCATGATCGCTGCGTAGGGTGTCTGGTGCAACCAAGCCTTTAAGCGGAATAGGCAATTTCAGCACTGCTGGGAGATTGGTATCTGCTTTATTTACAGCAGTTGGGGAGATTGTTTGCGAGTTTTGAAAGGCATTTAATAAAGGTAAATGTTCTGTATCGCCAATTACTGCTAAAAAGTCGCCCTGATCGCTAGGTGGCGTAACTGGTAACCCTGTAGGATATTGCTGACATCCGGCAGTATAGCAAGCATAACCCACCATATCCATAACGATGACACCTCGGAGGTTTTGCAAGCGTTCTGCTTTGCTCACAAAAGCCTTACTGCCTAAAAGTCCGCCTTCTTCGCGATCAAAAAAAGCTAGTTGCAATGTTCTGGGTGTGGGACGTGAACCAAGAATTCTGGCAACTTCCAGCATTACAGCCACACCACTAGCATTGTCATCAGCCCCAGGAGAGACAGCAACTGTATCATAATGCGCTCCCACTAAAATTACACCAGCCGCTTTTTTAGTTCCTGGGCGTTCAGCAACAATATTTATCCCCTCAGAGAATTTTTCTAACTTAGGTGTCCAGCCTAATTTTCTCAGTTCAGTTGTAATATAAGTGCGAGTGCGCGATCG contains the following coding sequences:
- a CDS encoding M20/M25/M40 family metallo-hydrolase → MKKWIWLVLLLLVVVVIVSSKGTAKNQLVDRPSSSVIVERIPAEKIPTQKSLPVANDLQVSADKLLKHIQNLNFPRYTIAARSRTRTYITTELRKLGWTPKLEKFSEGINIVAERPGTKKAAGVILVGAHYDTVAVSPGADDNASGVAVMLEVARILGSRPTPRTLQLAFFDREEGGLLGSKAFVSKAERLQNLRGVIVMDMVGYACYTAGCQQYPTGLPVTPPSDQGDFLAVIGDTEHLPLLNAFQNSQTISPTAVNKADTNLPAVLKLPIPLKGLVAPDTLRSDHAPFWYQGIGAVLVTDTANLRTPHYHEPTDIPANIERSFFTGAAQIVLNATNTLLESEQDLATQPS